Proteins encoded in a region of the Phaenicophaeus curvirostris isolate KB17595 chromosome 1, BPBGC_Pcur_1.0, whole genome shotgun sequence genome:
- the LOC138716746 gene encoding histone H2B 5-like translates to MPEPAKSTSAPKKGSKKAVTKTQKKGDKKRHKSRKESYSIYVYKVLKQVHPDTGISSKAMGIMNSFVNDIFERIAGEASRLAHYNKRSTITSREIQTAVRLLLPGELAKHAVSEGTKAVTKYTSSK, encoded by the coding sequence ATGCCGGAGCCAGCAAAGTCCACTTCTGCCCCCAAAAAGGGTTCCAAGAAAGCCGTGACGAAGACCCAGAAGAAGGGTGACAAGAAGCGCCACAAGAGCAGGAAAGAAAGCTACTCCATCTATGTCTACAAGGTGCTGAAGCAGGTCCACCCCGACACTGGCATCTCCTCCAAGGCCATGGGCATCATGAACTCCTTCGTCAATGATATCTTTGAGCGCATTGCTGGAGAAGCTTCCCGCCTGGCTCATTACAACAAGCGTTCCACCATCACCTCCCGGGAAATTCAGACTGCTGTGCGCCTGCTGCTTCCAGGAGAGTTGGCCAAGCATGCTGTCTCGGAGGGCACCAAGGCTGTCACCAAGTATACGAGCTCCAAGTAG